The Vulpes lagopus strain Blue_001 chromosome 6, ASM1834538v1, whole genome shotgun sequence genome has a segment encoding these proteins:
- the LOC121493397 gene encoding bone sialoprotein 2, with translation MKTALILLSILGMACAFSMKNLHRRAKLEDSEENGVFKYRPRYYLYKHSYFYPPLKRFPVQSSSDSSEEDGDGDSSEEEEEEEETSNEEENNEENANSDENEDESDAENSTLSATPGYGEETTPGTEYIGLAAIQLPKKAGDIRHKATKEEESDEEEEEEDEENEENEAEVDENGQGINSTSSNSTEAENGNGSSDGDNGEGEEESVTEAHSEGTTEAGKQNNGGSKTTLSPDGGFEPTTPPPELYGTTTRPSGEATSNGYEEEYEQTGTNEYDNGYEVYESENGEPRGDNYRAYEDEYSYYKGHSYDSYDGQDYYYHHQ, from the exons ATGAAGACTGCTTTAATTTTGCTCAGCATTTTGGGAATGGCCTGTGCTTTCTCA ATGAAAAATTTGCATCGAAGAGCCAAATTAGAGGATTCTGAAGAAAATGGG GTCTTTAAGTATCGGCCACGTTACTATCTTTACAAGCATTCCTACTTTTATCCTCCTCTAAAACGATTTCCAGTTCag agCAGTAGTGACTCATCTGAAGAAGATGGAGACGGTGACAgctcagaagaggaggaggaggaagag GAGACTtcaaatgaggaagaaaataatgaagagaatGCAAATTCTGATGAAAACGAAGATGAATCTGACGCTGAGAACTCTACCCTCTCTGCTACACCTGGTTATGGAGAGGAGACCACACCCGGAACAGAGTACATAGGTCTAGCTGCAATCCAACTTCCCAAGAAG GCTGGGGATATAAGACACAAGGCTAcaaaagaggaggaaagtgatgaagaagaagaagaggaagatgaagaaaatgaagaaaatgaagcagaagtGGATGAAAATGGGCAAGGTATaaacagcaccagcagcaacagcacaGAGGCAGAAAATGGCAATGGTAGCAGTGATGGAGACAATGGAGAAGGTGAAGAAGAAAGTGTCACTGAAGCCCATTCAGAAGGAACCACAGAGGCTGGAAAGCAGAACAATGGTGGCTCTAAGACAACACTCTCTCCAGATGGTGGGTTTGAACCTACAACTCCACCACCAGAGCTCTACGGAACTACCACCCGACCATCTGGGGAAGCCACCTCCAATGGATATGAGGAAGAGTATGAACAAACAGGCACCAATGAATACGACAATGGATATGAAGTCTATGAAAGTGAGAATGGAGAACCTCGTGGGGATAATTATCGAGCCTATGAAGATGAGTACAGCTACTATAAAGGGCACAGCTATGACAGCTATGATGGTCAAGattactactaccaccaccagtGA